The DNA segment GTCAACCTGTACTCCTCCCTGAAGGACCGCACCCACACCTTCGAGGAGGCCATGTCCCGCAACCCGGACCTGAGCTACCGCGAGGGCAGCCAGAACCTGGTCAACGCCAAGGACGCCTGCATCCAGCAGACCGCGGACGTCCGGGTGGAGTTCGAGACCTACCTGCGTGAGCTGGTGGCCGTGCCCACGGTGCAGGAGATCAAGGGTGGCAACACCGTCACGGTGGCCCGCCTGGACTTCGGCACCCTGAAGAAGGCCATCGAGACGCTGGACCCGGACGACCGCGAGTCGCTCCTCCAGAGCGTGAACTCGGCGGAGAAGCGCGTGTCCGCCACGGTCGCACCCGCCGAGGACACGTCCACGGGCAGCGGCAAGCGTCGCGGCAAGTAGTCCCCCGCTGTCCTCCCCCGGCGCTCTGACCGGGGGAGACTCCCCTGCCCCGAAGCCTCCCGGTGACGGTGAGGCTCTGGGGCGATTTGACGCCCTACTCCATCCGGTAGTTGGGCGCTTCCTCGGTGATGATGACGTCGTGCACGTGGCTCTCCTTGAGCCCGGCGGACGTGATGCGCGTGAAGGTGGCCTTCGTGCGCAGCTCCTCGATGGTGGCGCAGCCCACGTAGCCCATGCCGCTGCGGATGCCGCCCAGCATCTGGTGCACGTTCATGGAGAGCGTGCCCTTGTACGGGACGCGGCCCTCGATGCCTTCCGGCACCAGCTTCACCGCCTCCACGTCGGACTGGAAGTAGCGGTCCTTGGCGCCCTGCTTCATGGCGCCCAGGCTGCCCATGCCCCGGTAGCTCTTGTAGCTGCGGCCCTGGTACAGGATGACGTCGCCGGGGGACTCCTCGGTGCCGGCGAACAGCGAGCCGATCATCACGGAGCTGGCGCCCGCGGCGAGCGCCTTCACGATGTCGCCCGAGTACTTGATGCCGCCGTCGGAGATGATGGGCACGCCGTGCTTGTCCGCCTCGCGGGCGCAGTCGTCCACCGCCGTCACCTGGGGCACGCCCACGCCGGCCACCACGCGGGTGGTGCAGATGGAGCCCGGGCCAATGCCCACCTTCACCGCGTCCACGCCCGCTTCAATCAGCGCGCGCGTGCCTTCCGCGGTGGCCACGTTGCCGGCGATGAGATCGAAGCCCTTGAAGTTCTTGCGCGTGTCGCGCACGCCTTCGATGACGCCCTTCGAGTGGCCGTGCGCGGTGTCCACGACGATGACGTCCACGCCCGCCTTCACCAGCGCGTCGATGCGGGCTTCGCGGTCCGCGGACACGCCCACGGCGGCGGCGCAGAGCAGGCGGCCCTTGGCGTCCTTG comes from the Corallococcus exiguus genome and includes:
- the guaB gene encoding IMP dehydrogenase, encoding MLNPDIRLALTFDDVLLLPGESAVTPRDADLTTRLTRNIRLNVPLLSAAMDTVTEARTAIAMAQEGGIGVIHKNMTPEQQALEVLKVKKFESGMVVDPITIEPKAPLARALELMKMHGVSGVPVVQGKRLVGILTSRDVRFEKNFSQKVEDVMTTKLVTGREGITQDDAQKLLHEHRIEKLLVVNEAYELKGLITIKDIEKRLTHPFAAKDAKGRLLCAAAVGVSADREARIDALVKAGVDVIVVDTAHGHSKGVIEGVRDTRKNFKGFDLIAGNVATAEGTRALIEAGVDAVKVGIGPGSICTTRVVAGVGVPQVTAVDDCAREADKHGVPIISDGGIKYSGDIVKALAAGASSVMIGSLFAGTEESPGDVILYQGRSYKSYRGMGSLGAMKQGAKDRYFQSDVEAVKLVPEGIEGRVPYKGTLSMNVHQMLGGIRSGMGYVGCATIEELRTKATFTRITSAGLKESHVHDVIITEEAPNYRME